In Labrus mixtus chromosome 3, fLabMix1.1, whole genome shotgun sequence, a single window of DNA contains:
- the mcoln2 gene encoding mucolipin-2: MELLNRYLDRSNSVSSVLTQEVIREETLRDDLKYYFMSPCEKYRARRHLPWKLGVQILKIIMITTQLILFGLNNQLVVSYKEENMMTLKNLFLKDYSGVDEDDYCVAVYTQHGVYESLFYALDQYSQLGRLSVGPISYAEDDDGKLLPLIICKEYYKRGTVEPSDEAFDIDAQLETVCMSHDPKTANQWKTQNSSFFDLDFYRLVDMKMTFQLKGINLQTVRSRELPDCYFFYITITFDNQCHSGKVKIFLDIDAQSSACQGWKISGTAQKNTHYLLVFDGFVILICLTSAVLCTRSIILAVRLLQRFSRFLHENYNRKVCEDDQSEFLNGWYVLVIVSDLLATVGSILKMEIKAKSLTSYDVCSIFLGTSTLMVWVGVIRYLGYFQKYNVLILTMKAAFPKVLRFCCCAGMIYLGYTFCGWIVLGPYHEKFESLSRVAECLFSLLNGDDMFTTFAQLKDKKTLVWLFSRAYLYSFISLFIYMVLSLFIALITDSYETIKRYQKEGFPLTDLQKFLREQKDFPVSEESSQTDAKLRYPVLCCCQRVPENDDVILIS; encoded by the exons CTCCGTCTTGACCCAAGAGGTTATCAGGGAGGAGACCCTGAGGGATGACCTGAAGTATTACTTCATGAGCCCGTGTGAGAAGTACCGGGCCCGACGACATTTACCCTGGAAACTGGGGGTGCAGATACTTAAAATCATCATGATCACTACACAA CTCATCCTGTTCGGCCTCAACAACCAGCTGGTGGTGTCCTATAAGGAGGAGAACATGATGACGCTGAAAAACCTTTTCCTGAAGGACTACAGTGGAGTGGATGAGGATGACTACTGTGTCGCCGTCTACACGCAGCATGGCGTCTATGAAAGTCTGTTTTATGCCCTGGATCAG TACAGCCAGTTGGGCCGCCTTTCTGTGGGTCCCATTAGTTACGCTGAGGATGATGACGGCAAGCTGCTTCCTCTCATCATCTGTAAGGAGTACTACAAGAGAGGCACTGTGGAGCCCTCAGATGAGGCCTTTGACATAGACGCTCAGCTAGAAACAG TTTGTATGTCACATGATCCAAAGACTGCGAACCAATGGAAAACCCAGAATTCATCCTTCTTTGATCTAGACTTTTACAG GCTTGTTGACATGAAAATGACCTTCCAGCTGAAAGGAATCAACCTTCAGACAGTGCGATCCCGCGAGTTACCTGACTGCTACTTCTTCTACATCACG ATAACATTTGACAACCAGTGTCACAGTGGAAAAGTGAAAATCTTCCTTGACATAGACGCTCAAAGCAGTGCCTGTCAAGGCTGGAAAATATCTGGGACAG CTCAGAAAAACACTCACTATCTCCTGGTATTTGACGGCTTTGTCATTCTTATTTGCCTGACATCAGCTGTGCTGTGCACCCGTTCCATCATTCTGGCTGTCAGGTTACTCCAG aggTTTTCCAGATTCcttcatgagaactacaatcgTAAAGTGTGTGAGGATGACCAGAGCGAGTTTCTGAATGGCTGGTATGTTCTGGTTATCGTCAGCGACCTCTTGGCAACAGTTGGATCCATACTTAAGATGGAAATAAAAGCGAAG AGTCTGACCAGTTATGACGTGTGCAGTATCTTCCTGGGAACGTCTACTTTAATGGTGTGGGTCGGCGTGATCAGGTACCTCGGATACTTCCAGAAATACAAC GTGTTAATTTTGACCATGAAAGCAGCCTTTCCCAAAGTGCTTCgtttctgctgctgtgctgGCATGATCTACCTCGGCTACACCTTCTGTGGCTGGATCGTACTGGGGCCATACCATGAAAAG TTTGAAAGCCTGAGTCGTGTAGCAGAGTGTCTGTTCTCCCTCCTGAACGGTGACGACATGTTCACCACCTTTGCCCAGCTGAAGGACAAGAAAACTTTAGTGTGGCTCTTCAGCCGGGCCTACCTCTACTCCTTCATCTCGCTCTTCATCTACATGGTTCTGTCGCTGTTCATCGCCCTCATCACTGATTCATACGAGACTATAAAG agaTATCAAAAGGAAGGATTCCCATTGACAGACCTTCAGAAATTCCTCAGAGAGCAGAAAGATTTTCCTGTTTCAGAGGAGAGCAGTCAGACAGACGCCAAACTCCGATACCCGGTGCTGTGCTGCTGCCAGAG AGTTCCtgaaaatgatgatgtcatactgatCAGCTGA
- the lpar3 gene encoding lysophosphatidic acid receptor 3, producing the protein MAPQNQTCHYNESMLFFYNNSGADDKWYSSQLILVQVVGSLFCCFILVSNAMVIAAVITNKRFHYPFYYLLANLAASDFLAGIAYVYLMFNTGELSRKLTVKEYFIRQGLLDISLSASLANLLVIALERYISVMHWNVHSNLTKRRVTLLIVLVWAISIFMGAVPSLGWNCICNLSDCSQLAPIFSRSYLVFWSVSNLVVFLVMVVIYMRIYAYVKKKTAMLSSHTTGSINRKRTPIKLIKTVMVVLGAFVICWTPGLVVLLMDGLDCRSCKVMKLKRWLLLLAVANSVMNPCIYSYKDDEMWTTFKNLLRCIGNGTRRQRSTKANARPLSSVQDTGNSQPPSEETKNEEQDILKT; encoded by the exons ATGGCTCCTCAGAACCAGACCTGTCACTATAACGAGTCCATGCTCTTCTTCTACAACAACAGCGGTGCAGACGATAAATGGTACAGTTCCCAGCTCATTCTGGTGCAGGTGGTGGGCTCGCtcttctgctgcttcatctTGGTCTCCAACGCCATGGTCATAGCCGCTGTCATCACCAATAAGAGGTTTCACTACCCTTTCTACTATCTCCTCGCCAACCTTGCAGCCTCGGACTTCTTGGCGGGGATTGCGTATGTGTACCTCATGTTTAACACGGGCGAGTTGTCACGAAAACTTACAGTTAAAGAATACTTCATCCGTCAGGGTCTTCTAGACATCAGTCTCTCTGCCTCACTGGCAAACCTGCTAGTGATCGCTCTTGAACGCTACATTTCCGTCATGCACTGGAACGTCCACAGCAACCTGACGAAGAGGAGGGTGACCTTGCTGATAGTGCTGGTGTGGGCCATCTCCATCTTTATGGGGGCTGTGCCAAGTTTGGGCTGGAACTGTATCTGCAACCTCAGCGACTGCTCCCAGCTGGCGCCCATCTTCAGCCGGAGCTACCTGGTCTTCTGGTCTGTGTCTAACCTCGTGGTGTTCCTGGTGATGGTGGTCATCTACATGAGGATCTATGCCTATGTCAAGAAGAAGACGGCCATGCTCTCGTCTCACACCACCGGCTCCATCAACCGCAAAAGGACGCCCATCAAGCTCATCAAGACGGTCATGGTTGTGCTCG GTGCCTTTGTGATCTGCTGGACTCCTGGCCTGGTGGTTTTGCTGATGGACGGCCTTGACTGTAGGAGCTGTAAAGTCATGAAATTAAAACGCTGGCTCCTGCTCCTAGCTGTAGCTAACTCCGTCATGAACCCCTGCATCTACTCCTACAAGGACGACGAAATGTGGACCACCTTCAAAAACCTTTTACGCTGCATTGGGAACGGCACGCGGCGCCAGCGGTCAACAAAGGCCAATGCCAGACCTCTCAGCTCTGTACAGGACACGGGCAACAGCCAGCCTCCGTcagaagagacaaaaaatgaAGAACAGGACATACTAAAGACCTga